A stretch of DNA from Campylobacter gracilis:
CGCCTTGAGGGGTCTGCTATGAGCTGCGCTTTAAAAGAGCTGGACGTCTTGCTAGTCGAGGATGATACTAAATTACTAGCCTCGCTGCATAAGGCGTTTGAGGGTATTTTTAATAACGTTTACAATGCCCAAAACGGGCTTGAAGGTGTAAAAAAATTCAAAAAATTTAGTCCTAATCTCGTCATTACCGACATTCTAATGCCGATCGAGGATGGGCTTGAGATGATACGTCAGATTAAGCAGATCTTTCCACATGCCCCTATCGTGGTGCTTAGCGGCTTCAGTAGGGAGGAGCAGCTAAAAGGCGTTATGGAGATTGGCGTCGAGCGGTATTACTTTAAACCGGTAGATATCGCCGCATTTGTGTTAGAGATAAGTGCGCTAATGAAGTCTAAGCTGGACTCTGTACGAGTCGTAAATATGGGCGCAGGCTACGTATTTGACGGGCTTCGCTGTATTTTGCTGAAGGATGGCGAGCAGATCGTGCTTACTAAAAAGGAGCTTTCTTTTGTCTCGCTGCTAGCCAGTCGCGTGGGCGAGCTGGTGCTTTACGACGAGATCAAGCATTATGTCTGGACCGAAGGAGCCGTGAGCGGTACGGCGCTTCGTACCTTCGTCAAGCGTATCCGCGATAAAGTGAGTGGAGAAATCATAAAAAACGTCCCGAGCCTGGGATACAAGATCGAGCTTGAGCCCGCTTAAATTTGATCGCGTTTTTGCCGCTTTGTAATTTATCGAATTGCACTCGTAAAATTTTGCGTTTAAATATGCCGCGATTAATGCGGAGCGAGGTAGAATTCCGCGCTCAAAGCGCCATAGATTAAAATTTTACGCTCATCCGAAATTTGCTAAATTTGACTTGATAAAATTTAGCCTCTCAAGCTTTTCAAAAACTTCTTTGCTTAAAAGCCCAAACTAAAAATTTCTTGCTAAAATATCGCAAAATTCCGCGTTCTGCGAATCGCTCTAAAGGATTTGTTTTGAAAAATTTGCCCTCTAAAAATCTCTTTGTCTACACTAGCTCGCGTGCGCTACGCGCGGCGCTGCAAAACGAGAGCGGCGGCGTGTTGGCGCCCAGGATTACGTTGGCGGAATTCTACGAAAAGGCGCTTTTTGTGCCGGATCTTGTCGCTTGCGGTGAGATAGACCGCGCGCTTTTTATGAAACAAGCGGTGAGCGAGAGCAAGCGCGCGGGCGAGAGGCTTAAATTCCCTAACGAGCTTTACGAGTTTATGCGCAACCGCGAGTATCTTTTCGGTTTTTTCAAGGAGCTTGCGACGGAGCGCGTGAGTATCGATGCGCTCGATCTTAGCGACACCTACGCGTGGTACGCCGAGCATTTTGAAATTCTGCGAAAGCTAGCGGGGGCGTATGCAAGGATTTTGCGCGAGCATGGATTTTACGACGAGATCACGCTGCCCGCGCTTTATGAGCTAAACGAGTCCTATCTGCGCGGATTTGAACGGATAGAAATTAACATCGACGGCAATCCTAGCGCATTTGAGTTCGAGGTTTTTAAGCGCGCTGCGGAGCTGAGCGAGGTCGTACTGAGCTTTAGAGCCACGACTTTAAATTCCAAGCCCGTGCGCGCGGTGGAGGAGCTTTGCGGCATAAGCCTAGAGTTAGGTTTTGCCTACCGCGTAAATCTTAGTACGGGTGAAATTTCAAGCCGAGAGCTGCTAAGCGTGGGCGGAGCGGTTGTGTGTAGAGGCTTTGAGCTGCGAAGCTTGCAGGCGAGCTACGTTTTTGAAAAAATTTCATCCTTTGTGCGCGCGGGCATCGCGCCGGAGAGCATCGCGGTGATTTTGCCCGACGAGAGCTTTGCCGGCACGCTGCGGCTTTATGACGAGCGCATCGCAAGGGCTCGCGGCTCGCACCGCATGCTAAATTTTGCGATGGGAGAGAAGCTTAAAGATAACCTATTTTATGTAACGCTAGAGAAAATTTCGCAATGCTTAAAAGAAGCACGCACGCCGAAATTTGGCGTAGATTACCGCGCATTCAAAAGTCCGGATGGAGGATTTTTGGATGCGGAGGATTCCGCAGTACAGCAAAATTTAGCGCTAGGGAATTTCGCTTCTGATAATTCTGCATCGCAAAATTTCGCACAGCAAAATTCCGCGTTTGATTGCGAAATTTTTTCAAATTCTAAAACGGATTTAAATTTTATGTCTGCACGAGAGTTTGAAAATACGGAAAATTTTGAAATTCTGCGCGAAATTTCGGCGGAACGCGCGAATAGCGCGGAGGAGCAAAGTTTTTCGCTAGATCTTGCAGAGTTTCAAGAGCCCTTGGAGTGTGCGCAGCAGCGCGATTATTCGGTTAGTGCAAAACGGCAGGAGCCTTCAAGGAAGCAGCAAGGGAGCCTACGATACTCTATGCAACTGGAGCATATAGAGCTTGAGGAAGAAGATGGGTATTCAAAAAGCCCTAAACAGCGCGATCGCTTTAGGCGCTCTAAAATACGCGAGGGCGCAGATGAGTATCCGCAGCGCTCAAACCCACAGGAGCTTGATCTATTTTTTGCGAGTGTGGGCGTGGATGAGGCACTTTTTGGTGAGTTCGCATGCGATTTTGCAAAGCAAGTAAGCTTCGAGCATTTCGAGGCGCTAATTACCAAGCTCGCCTGTTTACCCAAAATTAGTGACGCGCTGCTGCAAGAAAAGCTAAAAGAGCCGCTATATCTAATTAAAATTTTGCTTCGAAAATTTAAGGACGAAAACCTAAGCTTGGGCAATCTAATCGATCTTTTTTTGTTAGAAATTTCGCGCATTAAGCTTGATGATGTTCGTGGCGGAAAGGTCACGGTAATGGGGCTTTTAGAGAGCCGTGGGCTACAATTTGACGGCGTGATAATCCCCGATTTTAACGATGATCTGGTGCCAAAGCGCAGTAGCGGAGAGATGTTTTTAAACTCCGCTTTGCGCGCTAGAGCGGGGCTCATCAGCCACGCAGACCGCGAAAATTTGCAAAGATTTTACTACGACGGCTTGCTAAGAGGCGCTAAAAAAAGCGCGATTTGCTATCTGCAAAGCGTCGAGAAACTGCCTTCGCGGTTTTTGAAAAGCTTTGAAGTGCAACAAGACGCGGAATTTTCGCAGGAGGATTATTTGCGGCTTTTTGGGAGAGAGGAATTTAAGCCCGCCTTATGCGGACAAGAAGATCCCGTGGCTCGCCATGATTTTTTTGCCGAGGAGCTGTCGTTTTCGCGGCTGGATACGTTTTTAGAATGCAAGAGGAAGTATTATTACCGCTACGTTTTCGGGCTGAAGGAGGGGCTAAAATTTGGCGAGGATAATGCGCTTTTAGGTAAAATTTTACATACGAGTTTTCAGCGTTTATATGAGCGAGCAGGAATGAAATTTAGTATGGAAAAATTCCGCTCTATTTATTCGCAGCTTGCGCGAGAAGCGGGCATCGCGCGCTTTGATGTGGAGCTTGAGCTAAAAGCTGTAGAAAAGCTAGCTAGGCTTTTGGAAGGGCATGAGCAAATTTGGAGCTTTAGCGGTAGTGAAGTATCGCTAAAAGGCGAGCTTGACGGAGTGCGGCTGAGCGGGCGGATCGACCGTATCGACGAAGATAAGGCAGGGCGGAAGTTCATCATCGATTACAAACGTGGTTCAGCTAAAAAGCATATGGAAAAATTTCAGCTTACGTTTTATCGCGCGCTTTTAGCCCAGGAATGCGAATGCGCCTATCTGTCGCTAAAAGATTGCGCGTTTGCAGCTCCTGGCGACAAAACGCCTAGCTTAGAAAATCTGCGCGAGACGCTAAGCTCTATCGGCAAGGAATTTGCAAGCGAGGTTGCTTTTACGCGCACGGAGGCGGTGCAAAGCTGCGAATACTGCGATTATAAAATCATTTGCAAGGGGCAGATCGATGGCAAAATTTGAAAATTATCTGGCGCTTGAAGCAAGCGCAGGCAGCGGCAAGACCTTCAATCTCGCAGTAAGGTTCATCGAGCTGGTGCTAAAAGGCGAGCCGATCAATGAAATTTTAGCTCTTACTTTTACCAAAAAAGCTGCTGCTGAGATGAAAACGCGCATCGTGGAGAAATTTCAAAATTTGCTTATCGTGCGCGACGGCGCTCTTGTGCCAAGCCCCGAGCTGGCGCAAATTTGCGAGGATCTGAATATGAGCGCGGATGAGGTTTTGGCGGCGCAGCGGCGCCTACTACCTAAATTTTTAAACGAGAGCCTAAACGTCTTTACCTTTGATGCGTTTTTTGCAAAGGCTCTGCGCTCGTTTGCGCTAAATAGCGGCATCGATCCCGGATTTGAAAACGATGAAAGCATACTAGGCGTGCAGCAGCGGGAGTTTTTAAGCGCGATCTGTAAAGACGGCGCCATTTTAAGGGAGGTCGTGGATTATGTAAGCGACTCGGGAATGACAAAGAGCGAGTTTTTAAATAGCTTGCAAAGCATTTGGAGAGGCGATATAAGCATAAATCTGCCCACGCTTCCTGCAAGCTCGGCGCTAGCAGAGATAAATGAAATTTTATCCTGCTTGCAAAAAGCGGCGAGAGATGCGGGCGTAAGCGCTGGAGCCGTAAATGGGCTAAGCCCTGTTAGCGATTTGTCAAAATTATCTTCGGGTTTCATTCTTTCGGCTCTTGCCAACGGCAGCTTCGATTATCCGCGCTCGCAGCTTAAAAAAATTTCGCATTTTGACGGCGAGTTAGCAAGGCTAAAAGACGCCGTAGCTCGCGAAATAGCGTGGATGGATGCGACATATGCGGTTAAGCTGGCAGGACTAATTAAAATTTATGCCGAAGCGCTTAAATCGGTGCAGCGCAAAAGCGGCAAGCTCACGTTCGGTGATGTCACTGCAGCCGTGCACTCGCTGCTAAATCCAAGCGCAGAGGCGTTACAGGGCAACCGCGAGCTTTTGTATTTCAGGCTCGATTCTAAAATCACACATATTTTAATTGACGAATTCCAAGATACCGACATTTGCCAGTATGAAATTATGCTGCCGCTAATCTCTGAGGCGCTTGCTGGCAAAGGAGCGGAAGAGCGCTGCGGTAGCTTTTTTTACGTAGGCGATAAAAAACAGAGCATCTATAAATTTCGCGGCGCAGAGAGAAAAATTTTTGATATTTTGCGCGAGCAGTTTAGTCAAATCAAAACGCAGAGCCTGCCGCGCAATTATCGCAGTTTAAAACTTATCGTAAAATTTGTAAATGAGATCTTGCGCGATAAATTTGCGTCTTATGAAGATCAAATCGCGGCAAATAAGCTAGATAGCGATCTGCCTGCTTCGGTGCTGCAAAAAATCAAGGACTATCCGCTTTCTCATCCGCGAATGCCGCTATTTGAGGTACAAAGCGACGATTACGGCTATGTAGCAGCGTTTTCATACGACGACGTGCTAAAGGGGGCTGCGGAGCAAGCGCGCAGGCTTGTTGAGGAGTGCGGCGTGAGAGCTGATGATATCGCGATTTTATGCTGGAAAAACGAGCATGTAAGCGCACTAAAAGAGATGCTATCAGAATTCTGCGAGGTTTGCAGCGGCTCAAATAAGGCTCTGCGTTGCAGCGAGCAGGTAAATGCCGTAATTCAATACGCGAAATTTTGCGTAGGTGGCGATGAAATTTATCTACGAAACGCCGAAGCGATTTTAGGGAGGCGGCTTAAAAAAATAGCGGCCGATCTGCATAAAAATGCGCAAAAAACGGCAGAATTTATCGCTAGCGCGCTGAAATTAAATTTTGTCGATCCGGATCTACTGCTATTTTTTGAGACGCTGGCAAAATTTAATAGTTTTAGCGAGTATCTGTTTGCAAACGACGAAACGGAGGTATTTGCCAAGGAAGAAAGCGGCATTAAAATTATGACCGTGCATAAGTCCAAGGGGCTTCAGTTTCCGCATGTAATCGTCTGCGACCGCATCGGAGGAAAAGACCGGGGCGAGAGCTCAAAGCTCGCGACGGACTATGATTTTACCACGCATAAGTGGAGAATTTTTTATAAATTTGCGAGCAGAAAGAGCCTGGATGCGGAATTTGCAGCATTAATGGATGAAAACGATCGCTCTGCGCATGAAGAGGACATAAACAAGCTCTACGTGGCATTTACTCGCGCTGAACGCTCGCTCATCATCGTAAAACGCTCCGAGTCAAAAATAGATCAATACAATTATAGCTTTTTTTCGCCTTACGCCAAAAAGACCAAGGGTGCGGGCGTCGTGGAGTGGCTGGATATCCCGGATTTTCAATACGGCTACGTAATCCCAAGCTCCGTAAAATCAGAAGAGAAGCCGCCGCAAAAAAAGGTCGCGCTCGTAGTGGGCGAGCCTCAAGGCGCGCAAGAAAAAGCAGGCGGTGGCGAAACGGAGGCGCTAAGCGCGATATATTTCGGCGAGGCGCTTCATTATGCTCTGGAGATGAGCGAAGGCTTTGCCGCAGATGAAATTTTACGAGGAGTAAGCCTGGCAAAAGGTCGCTACGCTAAATTTTTAAATGACGCGGATTTTGAAAATATCGCTGCGCGGGCGCTAGGACTAAGCAAAAACGAGGAATTTTTGACTCTGATAAAGGGCGCTCAAGCTTATAAAGAGATGCCGATAAAAAGCGCGGAGGGTGAACTTTTGCGCGTGGATCTGGCGTGCTTTAGGCGGGATGAAATTTTGCTTTTTGATTACAAGAGCTCCGAAAAATACCTCGCGCAAAACAAAGCTCAAGTGGCGCGATATAAAAGCGTGATCCGCGAGTTTTATCCGCATGCGCGAGTGTGCGCCTTCGTGCTGGCTCTCGAAGCTGCGAGTGCTAGGCTGATCGAAGTGAATGATGAGGGATAAAATTTTAAAGCTTAGATGAAATTTGAGCGCAGATATATTAAAGATAGCTTAAATTAAGCTATACGTAAGGATATTTCTATATAATCACAGCTCAAATTTTAATAAGGCGGAAACCATGACAGAAATTACAAAGCCTAGCGAAGTTAAGCGCGACTGGGTCGTTATCGACGCGACCGACAAAAGATTCGGTAGGATGCTTACCGAAGTTGCGGTATTGCTACGCGGCAAACACAAACCAAGCTACACTCCAAACGTGGATTGCGGAGACTACGTCGTTATCATCAACGCTTCAAAAGCCGTATTTACCGGCAATAACAAAGGCGACGATAAACTTTATCACAGCTACTCGGGCTATTTCGGAAGCGTAAAGAGCGTGAAATTTCAAGACCTGCTTAAAAACAATCCCGCAAAGCTCTACAGACTTGCGGTTCGCGGCATGCTTCCTAAGACGAAGCTCGGCAAGGCGATGATCAAAAAGCTATTCGTATATGAAGGCGGCGAGCACCCTCATACTGCGCAAACAACTAAAAAAGGAAAATAATCATGGCGACAATTTATGCAACCGGAAAGAGAAAAACTGCCGTAGCTAAGGTTTGGGTAAAACCTGGAAGCGGCAAGATCGTAGTAAACGGTATGGATCTAAACACCTGGCTAGGCGGTCACGAAGCGATCAAGCTAAGGGTTGTTCAGCCGCTTTTGGCGACTAAACAAGAGACCTCGATGGACATCACCGCGCAGACTTTGGGTGGCGGATATTCGGCTCAAGCGGATGCGCTAAAGCACGGAATTTCAAAAGCGCTTGCCGCGATGGATAAGGATTTTAGAGCGGCTCTTAAGCCAAAAGGTCTGCTAACTCGCGATAGTCGCGTGGTCGAGCGAAAGAAATTCGGTCGCCGCAAAGCGCGTAGAAGTCCGCAGTTCTCTAAGAGATAATGTTTTTTACAAATTTGTGGCGAAATTGTCGCAAATTTGTAAATTCTTTAAAAATTTTATGGTAATATCGAATTACAACTTTATTTGAAAGGATGTTTAATGAAGAAAGTTCTACTTGCATTAAGCTTATGTGCATCCGGCGCATTGTTCGCTAGCGATGCTGATTATCACTGGGAGATCACCCCTACTGTTGGCGGAATGACTCATGAGGGCAATATGGATTTAGATTCGAATTTTATGTTCGGTCTACGCCTTGCTAAAAACCTACAGAATTCATTCATCGATCAATTAGAGGCAGGTTTCGATTACTCTCGTCATATCGGGGTAGAGGATCTAGCTTACAGAGCTGGTAATGCTAAGCCTAGCGCTAGATACTACCACATCAATGCTGTAAAAGACTTGGTAAATTTCACCGATAATTTCAAGCTATACGGTTTGCTAGGTCTTGGATATATGGATTACACTAAAGATGTTTACAACGATGGTGATCAAGATAGCGGCTTCGGTCAATACGGCTTGGGTCTAAAGTACTACATTACCGACAATTTCGCTACAAAACTTGAGGCACGCGATGCTATCAGATTTGACGACGGCAACCACGTATTGTTCTATACTCTAGGCTTTGCAGTTGATTTTGGCAAGAGATATGCTGATGCAGCTCCAGCTGCCGCTCCGGCTCCTACAGGCTGCAAAGATGCAGATAACGACGGCGTATGCGATAATGTCGATAGATGCCCAGGCACACCTGCTGGTGTAGTTGTAGATGAATATGGTTGCGAGAAGGTTATTAGATTAAATTTGGGCGTAAATTTCGCTACAGATAGCTCAAAAATTTCCCCTGAGTTTATGAATCAGATCAAAAACGTAAGTGACGTGCTAGTAGCTCACCCTGATTACAAAGTAATCTTAGAGGGTCACACCGATAGCACCGGTTCGAACGCATATAATCAAAAGCTTTCCGAGCGCAGAGCTGCTGCAGTTGGAGGTGCGCTTAAGAGCTTCGGCGTAGATGCCAGCAGAATCACCACTGTAGGATACGGCGAGACTAAGCCTATCGCTACAAACGCTACTAAAGCAGGTCGCGCTCAAAATAGACGCGTAGATGCTAAATTTAGAAAATAATCTTTTCTAAATCCACATAAGCGGAGCTTCGGCTCCGCTTTTTTTATATCCAAATTAAATTTTAAAATGCTAAAATTCCAAACCACTCTGCTTTTCGATCTCGATGGTACGCTCATAGACTCCACGCCCGCGATACTGGACGGCTTTCACTACGCGTTTGCGCATTTGGGCGTTGCAGAGCCTAGCGATGAAGCGATTAAAAAGCTTATCGGACATCCGTTAGAGGTAATGTTTGAGCGTCTAGGTGTGACGCGCGATGTGCAGAATTTCGTGCTCGCCTACAAACAGCGATACGCGCAGACTTTTTTGGATCAGACCGTTCTGCTAAGCGGTGCGTTCGAAGCGGTTCGCACGGCGAGCGAGTTTACAAATTTAGGCGTCGTGACAACCAAGACGTCGAAATTTTCTAAAATTTTATTGCAGCATCTTGGTATCGCGGAATTTTTTGGCACCATCGTCGGACGAGAGGACGTGCAAGATCCCAAACCAAGCGCCGAACCGATCTTAAAGGCGCTCGAAAATTTAGGAATTTGCGGCGCGACCGCTAGCAAAAGCCCGCATGCGGCTCGCGGTAAAACTCACGACGCGACTGCCGATGAAAATACAAGCGCTGCTAGCAGGAGCGCGATTTTGAGTGAAATTTCAGTGCCTGATTTAAAGAGTCTTCCTGCGCTTGATCCTAATCCTAGCAAAGTTTACGAGCAAAATTTAAGTAGCATCGCGAGTCAAAATTCCGATAGAATTTCGTTTAAAAATTTAAGCGAAGCAAAGAGCGATGGATACGAGGCTGGCGATAAGGGTCAAAAGAGCGGTGTCAGCATCGAGGGCGAGAGCGATAAAGGCGGCGCGCGCGGCGGTGAAATTTATGATGCACATGAGCTAAATTCCACTACTTGTTATGACAAAATTTGCAGTGACGAAATCCTGCCTTCTGTAAGCCAAAATATCTTTATGATCGGCGATACGCTACTTGACGCCATCGCGGCAAAGTCGGCAGCGGTGCGAAGCGTGGGCGTAAGCTGCGGCTACGGCAATGCCTCGGAGCTACGGGCGTATTTCGAGTTCGTATGCGCGGACGCAAAAGAGGCGGTTGAGTTGATACGCGAAATTTCATCGAAATTTTAGGCGCGACGGAGCGAAATTTTTCTAGCTTCGATGCGTTATTTTTGCAAATACTTATAAGCGAACCCGCGCCCGAAATTTAAAATTTGAAATTTTCAATTAATTTTGAGTTTTAAACAGCGCGCGATATAAATGTCCGCGCTATTTAGCTGAAGGGACAAGGCGCCTTCTAAGTGTTCAAGCGATACGCGGAGTTAAATTTCGCATCTTTCTGCTCTGGTCTGGCAAAATAGCCCGTGTGCCGTATCAACGATGTATGAGAAAATTTTACCACAGTCAAATTTTATGCAATTTTGCAATGTTTTTTGAGCCTGCGAACGGCTTTTGCAAGAAATTTTATACAAGCTTCGCGCTCAAATTTTGGCTTTGATTTTAGTTTATACTCCACCTTATCGTGATAAATTCTACGCGCCGCTTGAGGCAAGTATTTGACAGACTTATTGCGCGATCCTGTTGCAAGCCTATTTGGTGCTTATTTAGGCGCCGTATTCAGGTTTAGTCGCAATTATGCTCGCTACGGATTTTCGGTTTGATTTATAGCATTTAAGGCCACGCCCGCGCCCAGCGAGCGCTAAACATATATGTTTTGAAGGCAGGCTTATATGCTAAAATTTCATCCTGCAACAAATAGCTCGCAAAGGCGTAAATATAGGATAAACTAGCCAAATTTTAAAATATGGCTCCGCGGCGAGTAGCCATATTTTTTTATCGGAACCTATGAAAGCAGCGTTAGCTTTTGCGTTTGAATTTTATCGTTTCGGCGTAGCAGGGCTTTAAATTTGATCTAAAATTTTGCAAAATTTTAAAATTCCACCCGCTCTTATGCTTTTTTAAAGCAAAATTCTATAAAATACCGCTTTCGCAATGGGCTATCGTCTAATGGCAGGACAACAAACTCTGGATTTGTGAATATAGGTTCGACCCCTATTAGCCCATCCACTTAAATTTTTTAATCCCCTTTATCATAGCTAGCGTTTGAAATTAATTTGCGCGGCGCCTTTGCAGATCGTGGCAGCATTCGCCAGCTAAAGTAAATTGCGCCAAGCCATAAATAGGCAAAATTTTATCGAACCAATAAGTAAGCGTGCCGCTTTAAAGCCGGCGGATTATTTGATTTTTTCTTTGCCTTTGTAAGTGGCGATGCTTTGATACGAGCCGTCTTTTTTAAACGCTACCACATCATAGACCTCGGGCTGTGAGCCTTGCTCCATACCTGGCGCTTCTAGCGGCATGCCAGGTACTGCTATGCCGATAACGTCTTTAGGCTTATTTTTTAGTAATGTGCGGATCTCACCTGCTGGCATATGCCCTTCGACTACATACCCATCTATGATCGCGGTGTGGCAGCTAGCGAGCTCCAGCGGAAGCTTGAGCTCATTCTTCTTCTGGATAAGCGGCTCGTCGGCAAGCGAAATCATCTCGACTTCAAAGCCATTTTGCTCCATATATTTTGCCCAGTTGTGACAACAGCCGCAGCTCTCGCCGTGATAGACCTTGATGTGTTCGCCCGCCGCCGCATAGCTACCTAATGCCGCTAAAAGCGCACCTGCAAATAAAATTTTCTTCATATTTTACTCCAGTGATTAAAAGTTCTCGATTATACAATACGAATAGTAAATTTTTAAGAGTGAACCGTAGGATTTTAAGATTAGATTTGGCGAAGCATACCCGCTAGTAAGCCGAAATTTTACGAAATTTTAAAATTTCGGCGTCGCGGATAAATTGGTTATAGGCACTGAGAGAGTGCTGATTTGATAGCGGATTTTGATACGTAGCCTTCCGAGTCGCTGGTAAGTGATACGTCGCAGCCCGGCTTATAGTTTTTCCAAGTGTAGATGTTGCCGTTGTCTTCGGTTGTTTTGATGGAGTCTGGCTGTTTATTCCATGCAGAAATTACTTGGTTGATATGAAATGCATCGCTGCGATCTTTCGGCGCATTAGTCATACCTGTGCTATCGGGCAAGGTCGTTTCGACCATATCGGTGGTGCCTGCGGTGGAGACCTCTTGGACTTTATCATTTACGCCACCGATATTTGTTTTACTGCTTTGGGATTTTGTTTGATTGCGTACTCCGCTTGGTTCGTTGGATATATTCCAGTTGGAACAACCGATAAAAAATACCGCTGCTACGAGCGCAGCTATTAAATTTCTCATAAAATTCTCCTTCAAAAATTTCGTTGCGATAGTAGCACATTTATCTTTAGTTTAAAATAAATCCGAGCCCTTGAAATTTGAAATTTCGCAGGAATTTTGCGAGGCGTTTCAGTAGGAATTTATAAAATTTCGGATAATATTCAAAGTTTCATACCAAACGGGCTTTTAAATTTTGCACGGCAAATGCCTTTTTGGCTACCAAATTTTAAAGGATTTTTGATGTATGCTATCATCAAACACGGCGGCAAGCAGTATAAGGTCGAAGAGGGCAACTACCTAAATTTAGACCATTTTAATGCTGAGCCGAAAGCAAAGCTCGAGCTTAGCGAAGTTTTAGCGCTAAACGACGGCGAGTTAAAGGTAGGAGCACCGTTCGTAAAGGGTGCCAAGGTGGTTTTGGAAGTCGTTTGCGAAGGCAAGGATAAAAAAGTCGTTATCTTCAAAAAACGCAGACGTAAAGATTCAAAAGTAAAACGCGGCTTCAGACGCCAATACACCCGCGTCAAAGTCGTTTCGATTAACGCATAAAGGATAGGAAATGGCACACAAAAAAGGTCAAGGCTCAACCCAAAATAATAGAGATAGTATCGGACGCCGCTTGGGCGTCAAAAAATTTGGCGGCGAGTTCGTTCGCGCAGGCAACATCATCATCCGCCAGCGCGGCACTGCGACGCACCCGGGTTGCAACGTAGGCATGGGTAACGATCACACTATTTTCGCGCTGATCGACGGCG
This window harbors:
- a CDS encoding HAD family hydrolase; protein product: MLKFQTTLLFDLDGTLIDSTPAILDGFHYAFAHLGVAEPSDEAIKKLIGHPLEVMFERLGVTRDVQNFVLAYKQRYAQTFLDQTVLLSGAFEAVRTASEFTNLGVVTTKTSKFSKILLQHLGIAEFFGTIVGREDVQDPKPSAEPILKALENLGICGATASKSPHAARGKTHDATADENTSAASRSAILSEISVPDLKSLPALDPNPSKVYEQNLSSIASQNSDRISFKNLSEAKSDGYEAGDKGQKSGVSIEGESDKGGARGGEIYDAHELNSTTCYDKICSDEILPSVSQNIFMIGDTLLDAIAAKSAAVRSVGVSCGYGNASELRAYFEFVCADAKEAVELIREISSKF
- the rplU gene encoding 50S ribosomal protein L21, translating into MYAIIKHGGKQYKVEEGNYLNLDHFNAEPKAKLELSEVLALNDGELKVGAPFVKGAKVVLEVVCEGKDKKVVIFKKRRRKDSKVKRGFRRQYTRVKVVSINA
- a CDS encoding DUF411 domain-containing protein; this translates as MKKILFAGALLAALGSYAAAGEHIKVYHGESCGCCHNWAKYMEQNGFEVEMISLADEPLIQKKNELKLPLELASCHTAIIDGYVVEGHMPAGEIRTLLKNKPKDVIGIAVPGMPLEAPGMEQGSQPEVYDVVAFKKDGSYQSIATYKGKEKIK
- the rpmA gene encoding 50S ribosomal protein L27, which encodes MAHKKGQGSTQNNRDSIGRRLGVKKFGGEFVRAGNIIIRQRGTATHPGCNVGMGNDHTIFALIDGVVKFERKDKNRKKVSVYPAA